The DNA region AAGCACATCCCTCGTAAGCAAAAAATACTCCTGCTTGATATGAATTTCCATCTTTGTCTTTATTGAACTCATAAAACTCTTGATAAATTTGTTTTTGATCTGCGTAATCACCACTTTCTTCTATGGTTTTTTTACCATCTTCATCAAAAATAGCAACATTTGCACCCTCTCTTCCCAAAACTGGTTTTCTTACCATTTTTTTGCCTATTAAAGGCTCATTTGAAGCCTCAAGCAAAAGCGGGTGATTTGGGTATAAATCCCATAAAATTTTTAAAATTCCTTTTGTTTGAAATAGTAGAGTATAAGCTGGATTTAAAATAATAGCTTTTTGATTTTTTATAATATTTTTTAAAATTATTGCAAGCTCACCCTCATCAATTGCAATATTTTCCCAAGGAATTAGTTTAAACCAAAACTCGTAATTAACATCGTTATAAAAAATACCCTCTTCATCGTTAAACTCAACCTCATCAACATAGGCAAACTCAGTTTCATAGCCTGCTTCTTTTGCACAAAGTTCTAAAAATCTAGTGGTAATTTCATCCTCGATATTTCCAGCAACGCTACTAAATAGTATTTTCCAACCATCATAATACTCATCAAATTTAGAAGTATCTTCACTTAAAGTTACAAGGCGTTTAAAATTCTCTTTCAAGGCTTCAAAAACATCATTAAATTGTGAACTTTCATCCATATTATTTTCTTTTAACATAGCCCATTGGATAATAGCTGTTTCAAACAAAGCAGTTGGCGTATCAGCATTAAACTCAATTAATTTTATAGGTTTTCCATCAAGCCCGCCAGCTAAGTCAAATCTTGCATAAAGATGCCAATGAACATCATTTTCCCAGCTATCTTTTATAATATCAACTAAATTATATGGAATTCCAACTTCATGAAAAAGATTATTATCTATTATATGCTGTGCAGCATTTATAAACATATCATAAAGTTCATTTGCTGCTTCATAATAGGCATTTGCTTCATCTTGACTAACCTCAACTAGCTCATTGGCTAAATATGGAGTTTTATCTTCATCAGTGTGCCAAGAAAAGCCCAAACTTTCTAAATATTCATCACTTAAAGGTTTAATTTTTTTTAAATATATCATTTTATTCCTTGTTTTGCTGTTCGAAGTCTATTTTGTGATTGTTAAAAATTTAACTTGCGGCTGATTTTTGCTTTGAGCCACCACCAAAAAAGCCACTTTTTCCAGTTGATTTTTTACTTGAAGCACCTGTTTTTTTAGCATTACTAAAACTATTTACACTTCTTTGATAAGCAGATGGATTTTTATAAGCATTTTGTCTTTGGCTTTGATAAGCTGGATTATTAAAAAGCTTACTTCCTATCCAGCTTCCTATCATTCCAGCTGCCATACTTGTTAAAATAACTTCTCCAAGTCCCATTCCGCCACTACTAATTTGGGCATTTGGATTGGTTAAATTTGAAGTTCCATTT from Campylobacter ureolyticus includes:
- a CDS encoding glutathionylspermidine synthase family protein; the protein is MIYLKKIKPLSDEYLESLGFSWHTDEDKTPYLANELVEVSQDEANAYYEAANELYDMFINAAQHIIDNNLFHEVGIPYNLVDIIKDSWENDVHWHLYARFDLAGGLDGKPIKLIEFNADTPTALFETAIIQWAMLKENNMDESSQFNDVFEALKENFKRLVTLSEDTSKFDEYYDGWKILFSSVAGNIEDEITTRFLELCAKEAGYETEFAYVDEVEFNDEEGIFYNDVNYEFWFKLIPWENIAIDEGELAIILKNIIKNQKAIILNPAYTLLFQTKGILKILWDLYPNHPLLLEASNEPLIGKKMVRKPVLGREGANVAIFDEDGKKTIEESGDYADQKQIYQEFYEFNKDKDGNSYQAGVFFAYEGCALGYRKGGEILGNFAKFVGHYIKD
- a CDS encoding UPF0323 family lipoprotein, which codes for MKKNFGKVKKIAAYSLVGGLGLVLAGGLTGCGNNVVNEEQAVKGAFVVIEETSPGKYKILEEFPSAETRIVLKQLDGTEKVLTKEEMDALIRAENQKIENGTSNLTNPNAQISSGGMGLGEVILTSMAAGMIGSWIGSKLFNNPAYQSQRQNAYKNPSAYQRSVNSFSNAKKTGASSKKSTGKSGFFGGGSKQKSAAS